One window of Camelina sativa cultivar DH55 chromosome 4, Cs, whole genome shotgun sequence genomic DNA carries:
- the LOC104779726 gene encoding LAG1 longevity assurance homolog 1-like, whose protein sequence is MGLFETVKSVDWEQESYPNYQDLAFLPLFAVFFPSIRFLLDRFVFEKLANLVIYGRKSTNKSDNIKEKKKNSHKVRKFKESAWKCIYYLSAELLALSVTYNEPWFSNTLYFWLGPGDQIWPDLQMKLKLKFLYMFAAGFYTYSIFALVFWETRRSDFGVSMGHHITTVVLIVLSYFCRLSRAGSVILALHDASDVFLEIGKMSKYCGAETLASISFVLFALSWVVLRLIYYPFWILWSTSYQIIMTVDKEKHAIDGPILYYMFNTLLYFLLVLHIFWWVLIYRMLVKQVQDRGKLSEDVRSDSESEDEHED, encoded by the exons ATGGGTCTCTTCGAAACGGTGAAATCAGTCGATTGGGAACAAGAATCGTACCCAAATTACCAAGATTTGGCTTTTTTGCCTCTCTTTGCAGTGTTCTTTCCTTCAATTCGATTTCTACTTGATAGATTCGTCTTTGAG AAATTGGCAAATCTTGTGATCTATGGAAGGAAGAGTACGAATAAGAGTGACAacataaaagagaagaagaaaaatagtcaCAAAGTACGAAAATTCAAAGAGTCAGCTTGGAAGTGTATTTACTATCTCTCAGCTGAGCTACTTGCTTTATCTGTCACTTATAATGAGCCTTGGTTTTCAAATACTCTCTACTTTTGGCTTGGTCCTGGTGATCAGATTTGGCCTGACCTACAGATGAa GTTAAAGTTgaagtttttatatatgtttgctGCTGGATTCTACACGTACTCCATATTCGCGTTGGTGTTTTGGGAAACAAGACGGTCTGATTTTGGAGTTTCCATGGGTCATCATATCACAACTGTTGTTCTCATTGTCCTCTCCTACTTCTGCAG GTTATCTCGTGCTGGTTCTGTTATTCTTGCACTTCATGATGCGAGTGATGTGTTCTTGGAAATTGGGAAAATGTCTAAATACTGCGGAGCTGAGACGCTAGCGAGTATCTCCTTTGTTCTTTTCGCCTTGTCATGGGTTGTTCTACGTCTCATTTACTATCCTTTTTGGATCCTGTGGAGCACAAG CTATCAAATTATTATGACTGTGGACAAAGAAAAGCATGCTATCGATGGGCCGATCTTGTACTACATGTTCAACACACTTCTGTATTTTCTGCTGGTTCTTCATATATTCTGGTGGGTTTTGATCTACCGGATGCTTGtgaaacaagtacaagatcgaGGCAAGCTTAGCGAAGATGTTAGATCAG ATTCCGAAAGCGAGGATGAACACGAGGATTGA
- the LOC104779727 gene encoding uncharacterized protein LOC104779727, whose product MEDVLTQNPPPSRFFQEDLNNFVQPPETLPSPFIIFSNPKPELPLRPSLLIIAISSPSLYISHNLPSKTLLGSLIMPEVPFSGNTMEPSLEDKTCNIYSLTDTNDKNSILLVSVQLPVSPERSNLVSRLLIGQDIIPERVIILDSIQSRNFRGKLSPDETLAAKLETSAEKKATSHLVNLDYFPSGSVIDGLSASLLSQCQLKNIRGTLVISWPEFGPSVIRFVGALLKHIIPSLDLASVNKDLEKNSSRAGLKKDAWIDSDLYT is encoded by the coding sequence ATGGAAGATGTACTTACTCAGAATCCTCCACCTTCAAGATTCTTCCAAGAAGATCTTAACAACTTTGTTCAGCCACCCGAAACACTTCCATCTCCTTTCATCATATTCTCCAACCCGAAACCTGAACTTCCCCTCCGACCATCTCTACTCATCATAGCCATATCTTCACCTTCCCTCTATATTTCCCACAATTTACCTTCAAAGACTCTCCTTGGAAGTCTCATCATGCCTGAAGTCCCGTTTTCTGGAAACACCATGGAACCTTCTTTGGAAGACAAAACCTGCAACATATATTCCTTAACTGACACCAATGATAAAAACTCGATCCTCCTCGTCTCTGTTCAGCTTCCTGTATCTCCTGAACGGTCTAACCTAGTCTCGAGGTTGCTCATTGGCCAAGACATCATCCCTGAGCGGGTTATAATCTTGGATTCGATTCAGAGCCGTAACTTCAGAGGTAAACTCTCACCAGACGAAACATTGGCAGCTAAACTTGAGACATCAGCTGAGAAGAAAGCAACAAGTCACTTGGTGAATCTGGATTACTTCCCATCAGGAAGTGTAATCGACGGTCTGAGTGCTTCACTTTTGAGCCAGTGTCAGCTAAAGAACATCAGAGGAACGTTGGTGATCTCGTGGCCTGAGTTTGGTCCTTCCGTGATAAGATTTGTCGGAGCTCTGCTGAAGCACATTATCCCGAGTTTGGATCTCGCTAGTGTGAACAAAGATCTCGAGAAGAATTCTTCAAGAGCTGGTCTTAAAAAGGATGCTTGGATCGACTCagatttatatacataa
- the LOC109132433 gene encoding uncharacterized protein LOC109132433, protein MALTGNNPQLISVLLQSMHDEFRMKDLGRLSYFLGLQAHYHTTGMFLNQHKYAEDLLLAASMADCAPASTPLPLELQKVKGQDDLFDQPTHFRSLAGKLQYLTLTRPDIQFAVNLVCQRMHAPTVADFSLLKRIIRYIKGTVDFGISFSKNADFTLRAYSDSDYAGCQTTSRSTGGFCTFLGNNLISWSAKRQNSVSRSSTEAEYRCLSDTAAEVNWIKDMLDNIGMPLTHAPELYCDNLSAVYLSANPTLHKKTKHFKVHYHYVREQVADGSMIVYHVPATHQLADIFTKSLPLQVFNDLRYKLGVVSPPTQSLRGGCKEDH, encoded by the coding sequence atggctCTTACTGGCAACAACCCACAACTGATCAGTGTGTTACTGCAATCTATGCATGATGAGTTTCGTATGAAAGATCTTGGTCGCTTAAGCTATTTTCTTGGTCTCCAGGCACACTATCACACCACAGGAATGTTTCTGAATCAACATAAATATGCAGAGGATTTACTTTTGGCAGCAAGCATGGCTGACTGTGCTCCTGCTTCCACACCGTTGCCTCTTGAGCTTCAAAAGGTCAAAGGACAAGACGATCTCTTTGATCAACCTACTCATTTCCGCAGTCTAGCTGGTAAGCTCCAGTATCTGACTCTAACACGACCGGACATTCAGTTTGCAGTCAATCTTGTCTGTCAACGTATGCACGCTCCTACTGTTGCTGACTTTAGTCTGCTTAAGCGCATCATCAGATACATCAAAGGTACTGTTGATTTTGGTATTTCCTTCTCCAAGAATGCAGATTTCACATTACGAGCCTACAGTGACAGCGACTATGCGGGGTGTCAAACCACTAGTCGTTCCACTGGCGGTTTCTGCACTTTCCTTGGGAACAATCTCATTTCTTGGTCTGCAAAACGTCAGAATTCAGTTTCTCGTAGCTCcactgaagcagagtatcgaTGCCTATCTGACACTGCGGCTGAGGTAAATTGGATAAAAGATATGTTGGACAACATTGGCATGCCTCTCACACACGCTCCTGAGTTATACTGTGACAATCTTTCTGCAGTTTATCTCTCTGCAAATCCGACATTACACAAGAAGACCAAACACTTTAAAGTTCATTATCACTATGTGAGAGAACAGGTTGCTGATGGTTCTATGATTGTCTATCATGTTCCTGCTACTCACCAACTGGCGGATATATTCACCAAGTCGTTACCTCTTCAAGTCTTCAATGATCTCAGGTACAAACTTGGTGTGGTCTCTCCACCCACCCAAAGTTTGCGGGGGGGATGTAAGGAGGATCACTGA
- the LOC104779729 gene encoding protein NSP-INTERACTING KINASE 2 has translation MQEEQTLTKTKMMQRTREVKKSCALFSLTFFFICFLSFSSAELTDKGVNYEVLALIGIKSSLIDPHGVLMNWDDTAVDPCSWNMITCSPDGFVLSLGAPSQDLSGTLSSSIGNLTYLQTVLLQNNYITGHIPHEIGKLMKLKTLDLSTNNFTGQIPLTLSHSTNLQYLRVNNNSLTGTIPSSLANMTQLTFLDLSYNNLSGPVPRSLAKTFNVMGNPQICPTGTEKDCNGTQPKPMSITLNSSQNKPSDGGTKNRKIAVAFGLSLTCVFLLIIGFGFLLWWRRRHNKQVLFFDINEQNKEEVCLGNLRRFSFKELQSATSNFSSKNLVGKGGFGNVYKGCLHDGTIIAVKRLKDVNNGGGEIQFQTEVEMISLAVHRNLLRLYGLCTTSSERLLVYPYMSNGSVASRLKAKPVLDWGTRKRIALGAGRGLLYLHEQCDPKIIHRDVKAANILLDDYCEGVVGDFGLAKLLDHEESHVTTAVRGTVGHIAPEYLSTGQSSEKTDVFGFGILLLELITGLRALEFGKAANQRGAILDWVKKLQQEKKLEQIVDKDLKSNYDGIEVEEMVQVALLCTQYLPVHRPKMSEVVRMLEGDGLVEKWEASSHRAETNRSYSKPNEFSSSERYSDLTDDSSVLVQAMELSGPR, from the exons ATGCAAGAAGAACAAACTTTGACTAAGACAAAGATGATGCAGAGAACAAGAGAAGTCAAAAAGAGTTGTGCTTTGTTCTCTTTAACCTTCTTCTTTATCtgtttcctctctttttcttctgcaGAGCTCACTGACAAAGGTGTTAACTATGAAG ttcttgccTTAATAGGAATCAAAAGCTCACTGATTGATCCTCATGGAGTTCTAATGAATTGGGATGACACAGCAGTTGATCCATGTAGCTGGAACATGATCACTTGTTCTCCTGATGGTTTTGTCTTAAGCCT AGGAGCTCCAAGCCAGGACTTGTCAGGAACTCTTTCATCAAGTATTGGCAATTTAACATATCTTCAGACTGT GCTACTGCAGAACAATTACATAACAGGACATATCCCTCATGAGATTGGGAAATTGATGAAACTCAAAACACTTGATCTCTCTACCAATAACTTCACTGGTCAAATCCCACTCACTCTTTCTCATTCCACAAATCTTCAGTACTT GAGGGTTAATAATAACAGCCTGACAGGAACAATTCCAAGCTCATTGGCAAACATGACCCAACTCACTTTTTT ggATTTGTCGTACAATAACTTGAGTGGACCAGTTCCAAGATCACTTGCCAAAACATTCAA TGTTATGGGCAATCCTCAGATTTGTCCAACTGGAACTGAGAAAGACTGTAATGGGACTCAACCTAAGCCAATGTCAATCACCTTGAATAGTTCTCAAA aTAAACCATCGGATGGAGGAACAAAAAACCGAAAAATCGCGGTAGCTTTCGGTTTAAGCCTTacttgtgttttcttgttgatCATTGGCTTTGGTTTTCTTCTctggtggagaagaagacatAACAAACAAGTATTATTCTTTGACATCAATG AGCAAAACAAGGAAGAAGTATGTTTAGGGAATCTAAGGAGGTTTAGTTTCAAAGAACTTCAATCTGCAACGAGTAACTTCAGCAGCAAGAATCTTGTCGGAAAAGGAGGGTTTGGGAATGTGTATAAAGGTTGTCTTCACGATGGAACCATCATCGCGGTCAAGAGACTGAAGGATGTAAACAATGGCGGTGGAGAGATTCAGTTTCAGACTGAGGTTGAGATGATAAGCCTCGCCGTGCACAGGAATCTCCTCCGTCTTTACGGCTTATGTACTACTTCCTCTGAACGGCTTCTAGTTTATCCTTACATGTCCAATGGAAGTGTCGCTTCTCGTCTCAAAG CTAAACCGGTATTGGATTGGGGGACAAGAAAGCGAATAGCATTAGGAGCAGGAAGAGGGTTACTGTATTTGCACGAGCAATGCGATCCAAAGATTATTCACCGTGACGTCAAAGCTGCTAACATACTTCTCGATGATTACTGTGAAGGGGTTGTCGGAGATTTCGGGTTGGCTAAGCTTTTGGATCATGAGGAGTCGCACGTGACAACCGCCGTGAGAGGAACAGTTGGTCACATTGCACCTGAGTATCTCTCAACAGGACAATCTTCGGAGAAGACAGATGTGTTCGGTTTCGGGATTCTTCTTCTCGAATTGATTACTGGATTGAGAGCTCTTGAATTTGGAAAAGCAGCAAACCAAAGAGGAGCAATTCTTGATTGG GTGAAGAAACTACAACAAGAGAAGAAGCTAGAACAGATAGTAGACAAGGATTTGAAGAGCAACTACGATGGAATCGAAGTGGAAGAGATGGTTCAAGTGGCTTTGCTTTGTACACAGTATCTTCCGGTTCACCGTCCTAAGATGTCTGAAGTTGTGAGAATGCTTGAAGGCGATGGTCTTGTTGAGAAATGGGAAGCTTCTTCTCATAGAGCAGAAACCAATAGAAGTTACAGTAAACCTAACGAGTTTTCTTCCTCTGAACGTTATTCGGATCTTACAGACGATTCCTCGGTGCTTGTTCAAGCTATGGAGTTATCAGGTCCAAGATGA